Proteins found in one Rhinolophus ferrumequinum isolate MPI-CBG mRhiFer1 chromosome 9, mRhiFer1_v1.p, whole genome shotgun sequence genomic segment:
- the CTNNBIP1 gene encoding beta-catenin-interacting protein 1 isoform X2: MTGEHSRSQHLLPEVLVQIPRAGQTHRAAPSYFSPATARPSQLSTCLPEVNFQSRSLQSWPGDEPRGGPREESGGDVHSAEGPRAAHAEKDGVKRT, translated from the exons ATGACAGGCGAGCACAGCCGCAGTCAGCACCTTCTCCCAGAGGTGTTGGTGCAGATTCCCCGGGCTGGCCAGACACACAG GGCCGCACCTTCCTATTTCTCCCCGGCCACAGCCCGCCCATCCCAGTTGAGCACCTGTTTGCCTGAAGTTAATTTCCAGAGCAG GAGTCTCCAGAGCTGGCCAGGGGATGAACCGCGAGGGGGCCCCCGGGAAGAGTCCGGAGGAGATGTACATTCAGCAGAAGGTCCGCGTGCTGCTCATGCTGAGAAAGATGGGGTCAAAC GCACTTAG
- the CTNNBIP1 gene encoding beta-catenin-interacting protein 1 isoform X3, producing the protein MTGEHSRSQHLLPEVLVQIPRAGQTHRAAPSYFSPATARPSQLSTCLPEVNFQSRSLQSWPGDEPRGGPREESGGDVHSAEGT; encoded by the exons ATGACAGGCGAGCACAGCCGCAGTCAGCACCTTCTCCCAGAGGTGTTGGTGCAGATTCCCCGGGCTGGCCAGACACACAG GGCCGCACCTTCCTATTTCTCCCCGGCCACAGCCCGCCCATCCCAGTTGAGCACCTGTTTGCCTGAAGTTAATTTCCAGAGCAG GAGTCTCCAGAGCTGGCCAGGGGATGAACCGCGAGGGGGCCCCCGGGAAGAGTCCGGAGGAGATGTACATTCAGCAGAAG GCACTTAG